The genomic segment ATCCGAAGATACGGCGTGCGTGAATACCGAGTCCCGTTGCGACGCTGGCGAGTCGATCGCCGAATACCGCTTTAGCGTCCGGAAATGCCGCCGCCAATGCACCCGATAGAAACGAAAGGCCGGTCGATCCACCTGTGAAATAAATCGCGCTGACGTCGCGGGTCGCGACGCCTGCCGCCTGCACCGTGTCGCGTGCGGCTTGCACAATGCGCAGCGTTTCGTCATGACCGGCTTTGATCAGTTGCGCTTCGTCGAATGCGAGGCGCAGGTCGTCTTCCACTTCGTCGAGATCGATCACGGTCTCACCGCCCGCCGCCACGCCGATCTTCGCTTCTTCCGCGTGCGCGGCCAGTGCGTGACCCAGACGGCGGTCCACGACGCGCATCAGCCGGTCGTGGTGCTTCGTCTCGGTGAACAGGTGGCGCATCAGCGTGAGTTCGCTGATGCGTTTCGGCGCGTAGACCGTGTTGATCAGATGCCACGTCGCCAGATCGAAATAGATCCGGTTCGGGATTTCGCGTCCTTCCGAATCCAGCGACTGGTAGCCGAGTTCGCGCAGAATCGTCGCCAGTTCGACGCGGCGGTCGAAGTCCGTGCCCGCGACGTGCACGCCGTGGTGCGCCAACACGTCGTCCTTGCGCTCGACGCGCTTCATCCGCTCCGGCCCCACCCGCACCAGCGAAAAGTCCGACGTACCGCCGCCGATGTCGGCAACCAGTACGAGCCCTTCTTCCGTCAGATGCGACTCGTAGTCGAACGCGGCTGCGATCGGCTCATACTGAAAGTGGATTTCCCGCAAACCGACTGCGCGCGCGGCCGCTTCGAGCTGCTGCTGCGCCATCAGATCGGCGCGCGGGTCGTCGTCGACGAAAAACACCGGCCGGCCCAGCACCGCGCGATTGATCGCGCCGCCCGTGCTCTTTTCGGCCGAGCGCTTCAGATGATCGACGAAGATCGCGATGATATCGGTGTACTTGATCGCCGTACCGTCGCCGAGATCGGTGGAATTCTCGGCAAGCGGCGAGCCGAGAATGCTTTTCATCGAGCGCATCAGACGGCCGTCGAAACCGTCGATGTAGGCCGCAAGCGCCGCCCGCCCGAACTCACGGGTGTCTTCGTCAGTGTTGAAAAAGACCGAGGTGGGCAGCGTCGTGTAGGCGCCTTCGACCGGCGCGAGCTTGAGCTGCGCGCCGTCAGGCACGGCTACGGCCGAGTTGGAAGTACCGAAGTCAATCGCGCAATAGTTCATGGCAGGAATCGCCGCTCACGGCTGGCGCGGACAGAAAGGGGAGCGGCTTTGTAACACGAAAGCTCGATCAGCATCAACTAACGTCCTCGGATAGCTGCGAAAAACGCAAAAGCTGCGCTCAACGGAACGAATATTGCTCTTTCGGACAGGATACGCCGCCAAATTTCTTTATTCAGGAGACCTCCAGCAATGAGCGCGCCGCCTACCGCCGTTGTCCGCGAAAAAAATGCCGGCCTGATTGAAACGGATTTGCCATCGCGGCTCGACCGTCTGCCGTGGGGCCGCTTTCACTCGCTGATCGTCGTAGCGCTAGGCGTGACGTGGCTGCTCGACGGTTTGGAGGTGACGCTGGCGGGGGCTGTGGCGAGTGCGCTGAAAACCAGTCCGGCGTTGCGCTTTACCAACGCCGACGTGGGTCTCGCGGGCAGTGCGTACATCGCGGGCGCGGTGCTCGGGGCGCTCGGTTTCGGCTGGCTGACCGACCGGCTCGGACGACGCAAACTGTTTTTCATCACGCTCGCGCTGTATCTGGCGGCAACCGCCGCGACCGCGCTGTCGTGGAATCTGGCGAGTTTCCTGCTGTTTCGCTTCCTGACCGGTGCAGGCATCGGCGGCGAATATACGGCAATCAATTCGACGATTCAGGAGTTCACGCCGGCGCGGGTGCGCGGCTGGACCGATCTCGGCATCAACGGCACGTTCTGGGTCGGCGCGGGGCTGGGTGCGGCGGGGTCGCTGGTGCTGCTCGATCCTCATTTGCTGCCCACCGACTGGGGCTGGCGCGCGTGTTTTTTTATCGGCGCGGTGCTGGCGCTGGCGATTTTGCCGATGCGCATCTGGGTGCCCGAAAGTCCGCGCTGGCTTCTGACGCACGGCGACGAGCGCGATGCACGCTCGATTGTCGACGGTATCGAAGCGCGTTTTCGCGCGGAAGGTCATACGCTTTCCGACGAGCATCTCACCCGCCTGCGATTGCGCGCACGCGGCCACACGCCGCTGAAAGAGGTTTTCCACACGCTGTTCAACGTGCACCGTCGACGCGCGCTAGTCGGCCTGACCCTGATGACCGCGCAGGCGTTTTTCTACAACGCGATCTTTTTCACCTATGCGCTGGTGCTCACCGATTTCTATCACGTGCCGGGCGATCACATCGGCTGGTATCTGCTGCCGTTCGCGCTCGGCAATTTCCTTGGGCCGCTGCTGCTCGGCCGCCTCTTCGACGTGATCGGGCGACGCAAGATGATCGCGACGACTTACGGCCTGTCCGCGATTCTGCTGACGCTCAGCGGTTACCTGTTCGAGCAGCAGATGCTCACCGTCGTCACGCAGACCATCGCGTGGATGGTGATTTTCTTCTTCGCGTCGGCCGCGGCGAGTTCGGCGTATCTGACGGTCAGCGAATCGTTTCCGCTCGAAATCCGCGCACTGGCAATTGCGGTTTTTTACGCGTTCGGAACGGCGCTGGGCGGCATTGTCGGACCTGCATTTTTTGGACGGCTGATCGACACGCATCAACGCAGCGCGGTGTTCTCGGGCTACCTGGTCGGCTCGGGGTTGATGCTCGCGGCCGCTATCGTCGCGGCGATCTGGGGCGTGGATGCGGAGCGCAAGTCGCTCGAAAACGTGGCGGCACCGTTGTCGAGCGTCGCCGATGGTGACGGTCACAGCGAAAACGCCGCGTAATAAAAAAACGCGCGGTCAGCGCCGCGCGTTTCGCCTGCTTCAAATAAACCAGCCGCTCAAAGCGCCTTCTTCCAGCCGCCACCAAACGCGATATCCGCCAGCGG from the Paraburkholderia fungorum genome contains:
- a CDS encoding Hsp70 family protein: MNYCAIDFGTSNSAVAVPDGAQLKLAPVEGAYTTLPTSVFFNTDEDTREFGRAALAAYIDGFDGRLMRSMKSILGSPLAENSTDLGDGTAIKYTDIIAIFVDHLKRSAEKSTGGAINRAVLGRPVFFVDDDPRADLMAQQQLEAAARAVGLREIHFQYEPIAAAFDYESHLTEEGLVLVADIGGGTSDFSLVRVGPERMKRVERKDDVLAHHGVHVAGTDFDRRVELATILRELGYQSLDSEGREIPNRIYFDLATWHLINTVYAPKRISELTLMRHLFTETKHHDRLMRVVDRRLGHALAAHAEEAKIGVAAGGETVIDLDEVEDDLRLAFDEAQLIKAGHDETLRIVQAARDTVQAAGVATRDVSAIYFTGGSTGLSFLSGALAAAFPDAKAVFGDRLASVATGLGIHARRIFG
- a CDS encoding MFS transporter translates to MSAPPTAVVREKNAGLIETDLPSRLDRLPWGRFHSLIVVALGVTWLLDGLEVTLAGAVASALKTSPALRFTNADVGLAGSAYIAGAVLGALGFGWLTDRLGRRKLFFITLALYLAATAATALSWNLASFLLFRFLTGAGIGGEYTAINSTIQEFTPARVRGWTDLGINGTFWVGAGLGAAGSLVLLDPHLLPTDWGWRACFFIGAVLALAILPMRIWVPESPRWLLTHGDERDARSIVDGIEARFRAEGHTLSDEHLTRLRLRARGHTPLKEVFHTLFNVHRRRALVGLTLMTAQAFFYNAIFFTYALVLTDFYHVPGDHIGWYLLPFALGNFLGPLLLGRLFDVIGRRKMIATTYGLSAILLTLSGYLFEQQMLTVVTQTIAWMVIFFFASAAASSAYLTVSESFPLEIRALAIAVFYAFGTALGGIVGPAFFGRLIDTHQRSAVFSGYLVGSGLMLAAAIVAAIWGVDAERKSLENVAAPLSSVADGDGHSENAA